Proteins encoded by one window of Pseudonocardia alni:
- a CDS encoding NYN domain-containing protein: MSSGTGQHGRGVPTGPQERVLLVWDAPNMDMSLGSLLGARPTSAYRPRFDAVGRWLLDLAGPEAEAEACVFTNVAPGSIDIVRPWVEALRNVGFAVFAKPKTSEDSDVDDDMLAHIGMRSAEGRLRHVVVASGDGRAFREPLEKLIEVGTDVTVIGFREYAGFALASETLSFLDLEDIDGVFREPLPRVSLETLPDEGAWLPPFRSLRSLLDRR, from the coding sequence CGACGGGCCCGCAGGAGCGCGTGCTGCTGGTGTGGGACGCGCCCAACATGGACATGAGCCTCGGTTCGCTGCTCGGCGCCCGCCCCACCTCGGCCTACCGTCCGCGGTTCGACGCCGTCGGCCGCTGGCTGCTCGACCTCGCCGGCCCCGAGGCCGAGGCCGAGGCGTGTGTATTCACCAACGTCGCCCCGGGCAGCATCGACATCGTCCGGCCCTGGGTCGAGGCCCTGCGCAACGTGGGTTTCGCCGTCTTCGCCAAGCCGAAGACCAGCGAGGACTCCGACGTCGACGACGACATGCTCGCCCACATCGGCATGCGCTCGGCCGAGGGCAGGCTGCGCCACGTCGTCGTCGCCTCGGGGGACGGGCGGGCGTTCCGGGAGCCGCTGGAGAAGCTCATCGAGGTCGGCACCGACGTCACGGTGATCGGCTTCCGCGAGTACGCCGGGTTCGCGCTGGCCTCGGAGACGCTGTCGTTCCTCGACCTCGAGGACATCGACGGCGTGTTCCGCGAGCCGCTGCCGCGCGTCTCGCTGGAGACCCTGCCCGACGAGGGCGCCTGGCTGCCGCCGTTCCGGTCGCTGCGCTCGCTGCTCGACCGCCGCTGA
- a CDS encoding D-arabinono-1,4-lactone oxidase, translating into MSTDPAATGPRRTDRPLDEAGVVTAVRRAAERGATVRPTGAGGRAPGPLVRTDDVLLDVSALTGVVEIAEDTVRVRAGETVADLCVALAAAGRALATVPDAPRATIGGATGLGMYGGAPAEGSLSGQVRAVRLVDGRGTVRDVTGPDLDAARCGLGALGIATALELRTVPLTRLQVHERAVGIDEVLGEDLLGEHAWTECDIAVSPSAHAGSAVLRWAEPEPEATGPVERAGWGQAVSRLASSWWSSGVGLRSGWPPPQRWAPGTAGPPHEVLPDPQPWDPDLSEWAVPRAALGTVLRELGAAVAARGRELRPVRVRTGRAETGLLHPASGRDTAYLRLRTRGPAEEPVRRLAGAVCEDADGRPCWTTRHAWGPDELAVAYPGWEAFRAVRDRFDPDRRFTDPHLAAVLGR; encoded by the coding sequence ATGAGCACCGATCCCGCCGCGACCGGCCCCCGGCGCACCGACCGCCCGCTCGACGAGGCCGGCGTCGTGACGGCCGTGCGACGGGCCGCGGAACGGGGCGCCACCGTCCGCCCCACCGGTGCCGGCGGCCGCGCCCCGGGACCCCTCGTCCGGACCGATGACGTACTACTCGACGTGTCCGCGCTGACCGGCGTCGTCGAGATCGCCGAGGACACCGTGCGGGTGCGGGCCGGGGAGACCGTCGCGGACCTCTGCGTCGCCCTCGCCGCCGCCGGCCGGGCGCTGGCCACCGTGCCCGACGCGCCCCGCGCCACCATCGGCGGCGCCACCGGGCTGGGCATGTACGGCGGCGCCCCCGCGGAGGGCTCGCTGTCCGGCCAGGTCCGGGCCGTCCGGTTGGTCGACGGCCGCGGCACAGTCCGCGACGTCACCGGACCCGACCTCGACGCCGCCCGCTGCGGGCTCGGCGCACTGGGCATCGCGACCGCGCTGGAGCTCCGCACCGTCCCGCTCACGCGGCTGCAGGTGCACGAGCGCGCCGTCGGCATCGACGAGGTGCTCGGCGAGGACCTGCTCGGCGAGCACGCCTGGACCGAGTGCGACATCGCGGTCAGCCCGTCGGCGCACGCCGGGTCCGCGGTGCTGCGCTGGGCCGAGCCGGAGCCCGAGGCGACCGGTCCGGTCGAGCGCGCCGGCTGGGGGCAGGCGGTGTCGCGGCTGGCGTCGTCGTGGTGGTCCTCCGGGGTGGGGCTGCGCTCCGGGTGGCCGCCGCCGCAGCGCTGGGCGCCCGGCACGGCCGGGCCGCCGCACGAGGTCCTGCCGGACCCGCAGCCGTGGGACCCGGACCTGTCCGAGTGGGCCGTGCCGCGTGCCGCGCTCGGGACGGTCCTGCGCGAGCTGGGGGCCGCCGTCGCCGCGCGGGGGCGGGAGCTGCGTCCCGTGCGGGTGCGCACCGGACGGGCCGAGACCGGTCTGCTGCACCCGGCGTCCGGTCGGGACACCGCCTACCTGCGGCTGCGGACCCGCGGACCGGCGGAGGAGCCGGTCCGCCGGCTCGCGGGCGCGGTCTGCGAGGACGCCGACGGGCGGCCCTGCTGGACCACCCGGCACGCCTGGGGGCCGGACGAGCTCGCCGTCGCCTACCCGGGGTGGGAGGCGTTCCGCGCCGTCCGCGATCGGTTCGACCCCGACCGCCGCTTCACCGACCCGCACCTCGCGGCCGTACTCGGCCGCTGA
- a CDS encoding amidohydrolase family protein — protein MAVLQRLTAPVALPCTPGFPVVRDAVLDVDDTGRIAFFGTAADAPATDAVLRPLPGLLMPGMVNTHCHTPMSLLRGMGGDLPLMPWLTEVMWPAEGLLTEQDVHAGMLAGCLDLLRTGCTTSVEMYFFTDALADAVRTAGSRAVLTPGIIAAPGWDRLGTWEQMRDDVSARIDAHGLVPDDDGRIELGYGPHSAYTLPSGALESVAAAARERGALVHTHVAESRGEDAAVREAHGSVPAMLDAGGALGGRVLAAHSVHLSDDDIAVYARHGVAVAHCPGSNAKLAAGTARLLDLRRAGVRVGLGTDGPASCDDLDLWHQARLAGLMARVGADDAAALTAADVLLMGTADAAHAIGRDDLGALEAGRRADVVHVETDDSAFVAPSDDAQLVSNLVWAGGSRLVHDVWVGGEQVIDAGEPTRADRRASLAAVRSISARLRGQV, from the coding sequence ATGGCGGTCCTCCAGCGGCTCACCGCCCCGGTCGCGCTGCCCTGCACGCCCGGCTTCCCGGTCGTGCGTGACGCGGTCCTCGACGTCGACGACACCGGCCGGATCGCGTTCTTCGGCACGGCCGCCGACGCGCCGGCGACCGACGCCGTGCTGCGGCCGCTGCCCGGGCTCCTCATGCCCGGCATGGTCAACACGCACTGCCACACCCCCATGTCGCTGCTGCGCGGGATGGGCGGCGACCTGCCGCTGATGCCGTGGCTGACCGAGGTCATGTGGCCCGCGGAGGGCCTGCTGACCGAACAGGACGTCCACGCCGGGATGCTCGCGGGCTGCCTGGACCTGCTGCGGACCGGCTGCACCACCAGCGTCGAGATGTACTTCTTCACCGACGCCCTGGCCGACGCCGTCCGCACCGCGGGCTCGCGGGCCGTGCTCACCCCGGGGATCATCGCCGCGCCCGGCTGGGACCGGCTCGGGACCTGGGAGCAGATGCGCGACGACGTCTCCGCCCGGATCGACGCCCATGGCCTGGTCCCCGACGACGACGGCCGGATCGAGCTGGGCTACGGCCCGCACTCGGCCTACACGCTGCCGTCGGGTGCGCTGGAGTCGGTCGCCGCGGCCGCCCGCGAGCGCGGCGCGCTGGTGCACACCCACGTCGCGGAGTCCCGCGGCGAGGACGCCGCCGTGCGCGAGGCCCACGGCTCGGTCCCGGCGATGCTCGACGCGGGCGGCGCGCTCGGCGGGCGGGTGCTGGCCGCGCACTCGGTCCACCTGTCCGACGACGACATCGCCGTCTACGCCCGGCACGGCGTCGCCGTCGCGCACTGTCCCGGCTCGAACGCGAAGCTCGCGGCGGGCACCGCCCGGCTGCTGGACCTGCGCCGGGCCGGGGTCCGGGTGGGTCTGGGCACCGACGGTCCCGCCTCCTGCGACGACCTGGACCTCTGGCACCAGGCGCGGCTCGCCGGGCTGATGGCTCGGGTCGGGGCCGACGACGCCGCCGCCCTCACCGCCGCCGACGTGCTGCTCATGGGCACCGCGGACGCCGCGCACGCGATCGGCCGCGACGACCTCGGCGCGCTGGAGGCCGGACGGCGGGCGGACGTGGTGCACGTCGAGACCGACGACTCCGCGTTCGTCGCGCCGTCGGACGACGCGCAGCTCGTGTCGAACCTGGTGTGGGCAGGCGGCTCCCGCCTGGTCCACGACGTGTGGGTGGGCGGCGAGCAGGTCATCGACGCCGGTGAGCCGACCCGGGCCGACCGCCGGGCGTCACTCGCCGCGGTGCGGTCGATCTCGGCGCGGCTGCGCGGGCAGGTCTGA